In Actinomadura citrea, a single window of DNA contains:
- a CDS encoding polysaccharide deacetylase family protein produces MSHLTRGLAGVLLAHALPAATWLPPVRRLTPRLAGRGGARHVALTLDDGPDAASTPLFLDELARLGCHATFFVLGAMLERSPSLGRRIVADGHEIAVHGWHHDNALKTRPGRVSAEVRRTVRLIEDVCGATPSWYRPPYGVFSAEALFAAHRDNLRPVLWTAWGRDWTASATPRSVLATLSPGLDGGATLLLHDSDATSTPGAWRASLGALPGVVATCRATGLTVGPLRDHEVYSSRTSPGHS; encoded by the coding sequence ATGTCGCATCTGACGCGGGGTCTCGCCGGGGTCCTCCTGGCGCACGCCCTGCCCGCCGCGACCTGGCTTCCGCCCGTCCGCCGCCTGACTCCCCGTCTCGCCGGCCGCGGCGGAGCCCGCCATGTCGCGCTCACCCTGGACGACGGGCCCGATGCCGCCTCCACGCCCCTCTTCCTGGACGAACTGGCCCGCCTCGGCTGTCATGCGACCTTCTTCGTCCTCGGCGCGATGCTCGAGCGCAGCCCGTCCCTGGGGCGGCGCATCGTCGCCGACGGCCACGAGATCGCCGTCCATGGATGGCACCACGACAACGCCCTGAAGACCCGCCCCGGCCGTGTCTCCGCCGAGGTGCGCCGCACCGTCCGCCTCATCGAGGACGTGTGCGGCGCCACCCCCTCCTGGTACCGCCCCCCGTACGGCGTCTTCAGTGCCGAAGCCCTCTTCGCGGCCCATCGCGACAACCTGCGGCCCGTCCTGTGGACGGCTTGGGGCAGAGACTGGACGGCCTCCGCGACGCCTCGTTCCGTGTTGGCCACGCTCTCCCCCGGCCTGGACGGCGGCGCGACGCTTCTTCTGCACGACAGCGACGCCACCTCGACACCGGGCGCATGGAGAGCGTCCCTCGGCGCCCTCCCCGGCGTGGTGGCGACCTGTCGCGCCACCGGCCTGACCGTCGGCCCGCTGCGCGACCACGAGGTCTACTCCTCAAGGACGTCACCTGGTCACTCATAA
- a CDS encoding ketoacyl-ACP synthase III family protein, which produces MEYEDIYVTGIGRHLPDAIEIADAEARGLCARKDVWRTGIEAVCVAEEAPPDMAAAAARRALSDAGAKPSDIELILHASVHYQGHDLWAAASYVQREAVGNTCPAVEVNQQSNGGMAAIELAAAFLASRPGGRGALVSTGDRFAPPGFDRWRTDPGTICGDGGTAMVLSRGGTPRDGRGALRLRSAVSVSDPDLERLGRGARPFADAPLEAARPIDAETPREQAVSELGFAEVLRRLQEGQARAVEDALSEAGVKQADVDWFVLPHLGLPKMNVQFFEPLGIERERTTWDWGRRIGHLGAGDQIAGLGELVASGRLAPGQRCLLAGVGAGFTYSAAVVERTRDAAG; this is translated from the coding sequence ATGGAGTACGAGGACATCTACGTGACGGGAATCGGCCGTCACCTGCCCGACGCGATCGAGATCGCGGACGCGGAGGCACGGGGCCTGTGCGCCCGCAAGGACGTCTGGCGCACCGGCATCGAAGCCGTGTGCGTCGCGGAGGAGGCCCCACCGGACATGGCCGCGGCCGCCGCGCGGCGCGCCCTCTCGGACGCCGGCGCGAAGCCGTCCGACATCGAGCTGATCCTGCACGCCAGCGTCCACTACCAGGGCCACGACCTGTGGGCGGCCGCCTCCTACGTGCAGCGCGAGGCGGTCGGCAACACCTGCCCCGCCGTCGAGGTGAACCAGCAGTCCAACGGCGGCATGGCGGCGATCGAGCTGGCCGCCGCGTTCCTGGCGTCGAGACCCGGGGGCCGCGGGGCGCTGGTGTCCACCGGCGACCGGTTCGCCCCGCCGGGCTTCGACCGCTGGCGCACGGACCCGGGAACGATCTGCGGCGACGGCGGCACCGCGATGGTCCTGTCGCGCGGCGGGACTCCGCGGGACGGGCGGGGCGCCCTCAGGCTGCGCAGCGCGGTCTCCGTCTCGGACCCGGACCTGGAGAGGCTCGGCCGGGGCGCGCGGCCGTTCGCGGACGCGCCGCTGGAGGCGGCCCGCCCGATCGACGCCGAGACGCCGCGCGAACAGGCGGTCTCCGAACTCGGGTTCGCCGAGGTCCTGCGGCGGCTGCAGGAGGGGCAGGCGCGCGCCGTCGAGGACGCCCTGTCCGAGGCCGGCGTCAAGCAGGCCGACGTGGACTGGTTCGTCCTGCCCCATCTGGGCCTGCCGAAGATGAACGTGCAGTTCTTCGAGCCGCTCGGGATCGAGCGGGAGCGCACGACCTGGGACTGGGGGCGCCGGATCGGCCACCTCGGCGCCGGGGACCAGATCGCCGGGCTCGGCGAGCTCGTCGCGTCCGGCCGCCTCGCACCCGGGCAGCGGTGCCTGCTCGCCGGGGTCGGCGCGGGCTTCACCTACTCCGCGGCCGTCGTGGAGCGGACGCGGGACGCGGCGGGCTGA
- a CDS encoding globin domain-containing protein yields the protein MLSSDHAEIVRATLPAVTANGTAITGEFYTAMFAAHPELRHLFNQGNQANGEQRRALAGSVAAFAEHLVTEESAIPFQQILSRIAHKHASLGIRPEQYTIVGRHLMDAVAEVLGDAVTPRVHAAWSEVYWLFATLLIAEEARLYRDAACDPAAPFRPWRVTERRDEAEDTVSLVLAPADGGRVPAHRPGQYVSLAVTLPDGLRQPRQYTLSRATGDTVQITLRRVRGDATAPDGAVSTFLFENAVGDVVELSPPFGDVVMEDDGDPLVLISAGIGITPVAAMIDHLAVEQPGRRVLAVHADRSARTHALRRQIAEAGARMPHFQQLTWYEDTGGEEDQDVRPGRIEVTRLPLPRKARVFMCGPIPFMREIRRGLAGAGVSDERVHYEVFGPDLWATGS from the coding sequence ATGCTCTCGTCCGACCACGCCGAGATCGTGCGGGCCACGCTGCCCGCCGTCACCGCCAACGGCACCGCGATCACCGGAGAGTTCTACACCGCGATGTTCGCCGCCCACCCCGAGTTGCGACACCTGTTCAACCAGGGCAACCAGGCCAACGGCGAGCAGCGCCGGGCACTGGCCGGCTCGGTGGCCGCGTTCGCCGAGCACCTGGTGACGGAGGAGTCGGCCATCCCCTTCCAGCAGATCCTCTCGCGGATCGCGCACAAGCACGCCTCGCTCGGCATCCGCCCCGAGCAGTACACGATCGTGGGCCGGCACCTGATGGACGCGGTCGCCGAGGTGCTCGGCGACGCGGTGACACCGCGGGTGCACGCGGCCTGGTCCGAGGTGTACTGGCTCTTCGCGACGCTGCTGATCGCGGAGGAGGCACGCCTGTACCGGGACGCCGCCTGCGACCCGGCGGCGCCGTTCCGGCCGTGGCGGGTCACCGAGCGGCGGGACGAGGCCGAGGACACCGTCTCCCTCGTCCTCGCCCCCGCCGACGGCGGCAGGGTGCCCGCGCACCGGCCGGGTCAGTACGTCTCTCTCGCGGTCACGCTGCCGGACGGGTTGCGCCAGCCCCGCCAGTACACGCTGTCGCGAGCGACCGGGGACACCGTCCAGATCACCCTGCGGCGCGTGCGCGGCGACGCCACCGCCCCCGACGGCGCCGTCTCGACGTTCCTGTTCGAGAACGCCGTCGGCGACGTCGTCGAGTTGTCCCCGCCGTTCGGCGACGTGGTGATGGAGGACGACGGCGATCCCCTCGTCCTGATCAGCGCGGGGATCGGCATCACCCCGGTCGCCGCGATGATCGACCACCTGGCGGTGGAGCAGCCGGGCCGCCGCGTCCTGGCCGTGCACGCCGACCGGAGCGCCCGCACCCACGCGCTGCGGCGGCAGATCGCCGAGGCGGGCGCCAGGATGCCCCATTTCCAGCAGCTGACCTGGTACGAGGACACAGGCGGGGAAGAGGACCAGGACGTCCGGCCCGGCCGGATCGAGGTCACCCGACTGCCGCTGCCGCGCAAGGCCCGCGTCTTCATGTGCGGGCCGATCCCGTTCATGCGCGAGATCCGGCGCGGACTGGCCGGCGCCGGAGTCTCGGACGAACGCGTTCACTACGAGGTCTTCGGCCCAGACCTGTGGGCGACGGGCAGCTGA
- a CDS encoding RrF2 family transcriptional regulator — MHLTQSTDLALRVLMLLGARNERRSAAEMAERLRVAPQHMAKIVQRLRRDGFVSTTRGRGGGVVLADGVTDLPVGEIVRVLEGPGEAVECDSPPCPLRGGCRLRGVLRAAQAAFLASLDQVRLRELVADPTGPVLLSLAPPASAGAPTPAEEGC; from the coding sequence GTGCACCTGACCCAGTCGACCGACCTGGCCCTGCGCGTGCTGATGCTGCTGGGCGCGCGGAACGAGCGGCGTTCCGCCGCCGAGATGGCCGAGCGCCTGCGGGTCGCGCCGCAGCACATGGCGAAGATCGTCCAGCGGCTCCGCAGGGACGGGTTCGTCAGCACGACCCGCGGCCGCGGAGGCGGCGTCGTCCTCGCCGACGGGGTGACCGACCTCCCGGTCGGCGAGATCGTCCGCGTACTGGAAGGACCCGGCGAAGCGGTCGAATGCGACAGCCCGCCCTGCCCGCTGCGCGGCGGCTGCCGCCTGCGCGGGGTGCTGCGGGCGGCGCAGGCGGCCTTCCTGGCGTCGCTGGACCAGGTGCGACTGCGTGAGCTGGTGGCCGATCCGACCGGACCGGTCCTGCTCTCCCTGGCGCCGCCGGCGTCCGCCGGCGCGCCGACCCCCGCAGAGGAAGGTTGCTGA
- a CDS encoding response regulator: protein MTLRTILIVDSHTLVRQGVREILEEDDRLKVVGEAGNGDEALTVVADLRPDVVLLEVGGSGQDPVTTVRRIRRHSPATKVIILSMQEGPELLRALLEAGIRGYLLKTVSRNELVAAIQAVEDPERIVLSVSRRSLPEDDGAQPVQLTERERQVLELTARALTNRQIANRLSLTEATVKRHLRNIFAKLGAGSRLDAVNRAALAGLIDPPRTKP from the coding sequence TTGACGCTGCGGACCATTCTGATCGTCGACAGCCACACCCTCGTCCGGCAGGGCGTGCGGGAGATCCTCGAAGAGGACGACCGTCTGAAGGTGGTCGGCGAGGCGGGCAACGGCGACGAGGCCCTGACGGTCGTCGCCGACCTGCGGCCCGACGTCGTCCTGCTGGAGGTCGGGGGTTCCGGCCAGGACCCCGTCACCACGGTGCGGCGCATCCGGCGGCACTCGCCGGCCACCAAGGTCATCATCCTCAGCATGCAGGAGGGGCCCGAACTGCTGCGCGCGCTTCTGGAGGCGGGCATCCGCGGCTACCTGCTGAAGACGGTGTCGCGCAACGAACTGGTCGCGGCGATCCAGGCGGTGGAGGACCCCGAGCGCATCGTGCTCAGCGTCTCGCGGCGCAGCCTGCCCGAGGACGACGGGGCGCAGCCGGTCCAGCTGACCGAGCGGGAGCGGCAGGTGCTCGAACTCACCGCGCGGGCGCTGACCAACCGGCAGATCGCGAACCGGCTCTCGCTCACCGAGGCCACGGTCAAGCGCCACCTGCGCAACATCTTCGCCAAGCTCGGCGCGGGATCGCGGCTCGACGCGGTCAACCGCGCGGCCCTCGCGGGGCTCATCGATCCGCCCCGCACCAAGCCCTAG
- a CDS encoding DMT family transporter: protein MIAVILGLLAGAANALASVLQRRAARTAPEADAFKPSLILDLLWQPLWLGGVGALIAAFLLQAAALSIAGLALVQPLLASELPFTMILIALLPPRGLRQVPWTGVTVLTVGLAGLLVAAAPSEGLGAPGPGEWLIATAATVGCAAALVAAAWSIRGPIRGVLLGVTTSLGFALTAAFMRTATRAFSGGFVAVLTTWELYAMAVAGVASLFLLQNALQSGSLVAVQPALTVTDPVASILLGVGLFEESIRTGPWIAAEILSIVLILLGSGAIARSPLLHDDRAVTPARRE from the coding sequence ATGATCGCCGTCATCCTGGGATTGCTGGCCGGCGCGGCCAACGCCCTGGCGTCGGTGCTCCAGCGGCGGGCCGCCAGGACCGCGCCCGAAGCCGACGCCTTCAAGCCGTCCCTCATCCTCGACCTGCTGTGGCAGCCCCTCTGGCTCGGCGGGGTGGGCGCGCTCATCGCCGCGTTCCTCCTGCAGGCCGCGGCGCTGTCGATCGCGGGGCTGGCGCTGGTCCAGCCGCTGCTGGCCTCCGAACTGCCGTTCACCATGATCCTCATCGCCCTGCTGCCGCCGCGCGGGCTGCGCCAGGTGCCGTGGACGGGTGTCACCGTCCTCACCGTGGGCCTGGCCGGGCTGCTCGTCGCCGCCGCTCCCAGCGAGGGCCTGGGCGCGCCGGGCCCCGGCGAGTGGCTCATCGCGACGGCCGCCACGGTGGGCTGCGCCGCCGCCCTGGTGGCGGCGGCCTGGTCCATCCGCGGGCCGATCCGCGGCGTGCTGCTGGGCGTGACGACGTCCCTGGGCTTCGCGCTGACGGCGGCGTTCATGAGGACGGCCACGCGCGCCTTCTCCGGCGGTTTCGTCGCCGTCCTCACGACCTGGGAGCTCTACGCCATGGCCGTGGCGGGGGTCGCGAGCCTGTTCCTGCTCCAGAACGCGCTGCAGAGCGGCAGTCTGGTGGCCGTGCAGCCCGCCCTGACGGTCACGGACCCGGTCGCCAGCATCCTGCTGGGGGTCGGGCTCTTCGAAGAGAGCATCCGGACCGGTCCGTGGATCGCCGCGGAGATCCTGAGCATCGTGCTGATCCTGCTCGGCAGCGGCGCCATCGCCCGGTCCCCCCTGCTGCACGACGACCGCGCCGTCACCCCAGCGCGGCGCGAATGA
- a CDS encoding DMT family transporter: MSLLGMAVAVVAACLIGLGFVAQQHAAFQEPLGRILHPSLLLDLLHSRLWLAGIALMIAGQLVFAFALDLVGVAQATPVLTVNLVFALIAAHVIYREPFGVRALVGSLMLTGGVALFLGVGQPHGGTPPGTHSLRWLGGAVVLVLAVLVAVGGGHRDLRVRAMLLASAAGLLFGLQDTLTRSVVLLFAGGVADAFRTWQPYGLVCVGALALLFAQSAFDAAPLRISLPASTAAEPLTAIALGVVIFDEKIRLSTRDLALEALGLAGMVAGIVVLGRSPYLGKPGEMASRDGSAGQ, from the coding sequence ATGAGTCTTCTCGGAATGGCCGTCGCGGTGGTGGCGGCCTGCCTCATCGGTCTGGGCTTCGTGGCGCAGCAGCACGCGGCCTTCCAGGAGCCGTTGGGACGGATCCTGCATCCGAGCCTGCTGCTGGACCTGCTGCACAGCCGGCTGTGGCTGGCCGGGATCGCCCTGATGATCGCCGGTCAGCTCGTCTTCGCGTTCGCGCTGGACCTCGTCGGCGTCGCCCAGGCCACGCCGGTGCTCACCGTCAACCTCGTCTTCGCTCTGATCGCCGCGCATGTGATCTACCGGGAGCCGTTCGGCGTCAGGGCACTGGTGGGGTCGCTGATGCTGACCGGCGGGGTCGCGCTGTTCCTGGGCGTCGGGCAGCCGCACGGGGGCACGCCGCCCGGCACGCACTCCCTTCGCTGGTTGGGCGGGGCGGTCGTGCTGGTCCTCGCCGTGCTGGTCGCGGTGGGAGGAGGCCACCGGGACCTGAGGGTCCGGGCGATGCTGCTCGCCTCGGCCGCCGGGCTGCTCTTCGGCCTCCAGGACACGCTGACCCGCAGCGTCGTGCTGCTGTTCGCCGGGGGCGTGGCCGACGCCTTCAGGACGTGGCAGCCCTACGGCCTGGTGTGCGTCGGGGCTCTCGCCCTGCTGTTCGCGCAGTCGGCCTTCGACGCGGCGCCGCTGCGCATCTCGCTGCCCGCCAGTACTGCGGCCGAGCCGCTGACCGCGATCGCGCTGGGCGTCGTGATCTTCGACGAGAAGATCCGGCTGTCCACCCGTGACCTGGCCCTGGAGGCGCTGGGCCTGGCGGGCATGGTGGCGGGCATCGTCGTCCTCGGCCGGTCGCCGTATCTCGGCAAACCGGGCGAAATGGCATCGCGGGACGGGAGTGCGGGCCAATGA
- a CDS encoding acyl-CoA carboxylase subunit beta, giving the protein MRDRVARLEAERRAAAEVGGDRATQAQKSKGKLTVRERLDLLFDEGTFTEIETFRRHRAQGFGMERRRPPTDGVVVGWGLVGGRRVFAYAHDFRVFGGSLGEAHAGKIHKIMDLAARAGAPLVGLCDGAGARIQEGVTALAGYGGIFRRNVRNSGVIPQISVMLGPCAGGAAYSPSLTDFVFMVRDTAQMFITGPDVVGAVTGETITHEELGGAEVHASRTGVAEAMYEDEEECLADVRHLLTLLPADNTRFAPEQPTDDPPDRPCPALRDMVPVDPKTAYDVRAVIEEIVDDGETFEIHEMWGTTVVCAFVRFAGRVTGVVANQPAETAGVLDITAAEKASRFVQFCDAFNIPLVTLVDVPGFLPGVDQEHGGIIRHGAKLLYAYCDATVPRVQLVLRKAYGGAYIVMDSRSIGADVSLAWPTNEIAVMGAEAAVNVVYRREIAAADDPEAERRARVEDYRRELMGPFHAAERGLVDEVIDPAETRARIVDALDMLADKYVPRPGRKHGNQPQ; this is encoded by the coding sequence ATGCGGGATCGCGTGGCCCGGCTGGAGGCCGAGCGCCGGGCCGCCGCCGAGGTCGGCGGCGACAGGGCCACGCAGGCGCAGAAGTCCAAGGGGAAGCTGACCGTGCGCGAACGGCTCGACCTGCTGTTCGACGAGGGCACCTTCACCGAGATCGAGACGTTCCGGCGGCACCGCGCGCAGGGCTTCGGCATGGAGCGCAGGCGCCCGCCGACGGACGGGGTCGTCGTCGGCTGGGGCCTGGTCGGGGGACGGCGGGTGTTCGCCTACGCCCACGACTTCCGCGTCTTCGGCGGCAGCCTCGGCGAGGCGCACGCCGGCAAGATCCACAAGATCATGGATCTGGCGGCCAGGGCGGGCGCTCCGCTGGTCGGGCTGTGCGACGGGGCGGGCGCCCGCATCCAGGAGGGCGTGACCGCGCTCGCCGGGTACGGCGGCATCTTCCGGCGCAACGTCCGCAACTCCGGAGTGATCCCGCAGATCAGCGTGATGCTGGGCCCGTGCGCGGGCGGGGCGGCGTACTCGCCGTCGCTCACCGACTTCGTCTTCATGGTGCGCGACACCGCGCAGATGTTCATCACCGGCCCGGACGTGGTGGGCGCCGTCACCGGCGAGACGATCACCCATGAGGAGCTGGGCGGCGCCGAGGTGCACGCGTCGCGGACCGGCGTGGCCGAGGCGATGTACGAGGACGAAGAGGAGTGCCTCGCCGACGTGCGGCACCTGCTGACGCTGCTGCCGGCCGACAACACCCGGTTCGCGCCCGAGCAGCCCACCGACGACCCGCCGGACCGGCCCTGCCCGGCGCTGCGCGACATGGTGCCCGTCGATCCCAAGACCGCCTACGACGTGCGCGCGGTCATCGAGGAGATCGTCGACGACGGCGAGACGTTCGAGATCCACGAGATGTGGGGCACCACCGTGGTGTGCGCGTTCGTCCGGTTCGCGGGCAGGGTCACCGGGGTGGTGGCCAACCAGCCCGCGGAGACGGCCGGGGTCCTGGACATCACGGCCGCGGAGAAGGCGTCCCGGTTCGTCCAGTTCTGCGACGCGTTCAACATTCCGCTCGTGACGCTGGTCGACGTTCCGGGCTTCCTGCCCGGGGTCGACCAGGAGCACGGGGGGATCATCCGGCACGGCGCCAAGCTGCTCTACGCCTACTGCGACGCGACCGTGCCCCGCGTGCAGCTCGTCCTGCGCAAGGCGTACGGCGGCGCCTACATCGTGATGGACTCGCGGTCGATCGGCGCGGACGTGTCCCTCGCCTGGCCGACGAACGAGATCGCCGTGATGGGCGCCGAGGCCGCCGTGAACGTGGTGTACCGGCGGGAGATCGCCGCCGCCGACGACCCCGAGGCCGAGCGCCGCGCCCGGGTCGAGGACTACCGGCGGGAGCTGATGGGTCCCTTCCACGCCGCCGAGCGCGGCCTGGTGGACGAGGTGATCGACCCGGCCGAGACGCGCGCCCGGATCGTCGACGCGCTGGACATGCTCGCCGACAAGTACGTGCCCCGTCCCGGCCGCAAGCACGGGAACCAGCCGCAGTGA
- a CDS encoding acyltransferase domain-containing protein has protein sequence MTGDRSAGAGRPLPIALLIPGQGAQHPRMAASLYGAVPSFTRTMDEAFELMGPRGPHVRAQWLAERPPPEFDDVTVAQPLLYAVGYALGRTLVDRCGRPDALLGHSAGEMVAGALAEVFDFADGMRLMMERLPELAATEPGGMLAVAASVRDVEPLLGGDVHLAAVNAPRQLLLAGAEAPLRRAMSRLRADGRTVRRVPARQAFHSPLVEAASAQAGDRWTGVTLRPPAVRLYSAYDAAPLTAERACDPSFWIGQPARTVRFAGALDRLLDDGDHLLVETGPGQSLTMLARRHPRVAAGRSQVIAMSPDRRGDGAERDAVRSATERVLTRR, from the coding sequence ATGACAGGCGACCGCTCCGCCGGCGCCGGACGCCCGCTGCCGATCGCGCTGCTGATCCCCGGCCAGGGGGCGCAGCATCCGCGGATGGCGGCGTCCCTGTACGGCGCCGTCCCCTCCTTCACCCGCACGATGGACGAGGCGTTCGAGCTCATGGGGCCGCGCGGTCCGCACGTGCGCGCGCAGTGGCTCGCCGAGCGGCCGCCGCCGGAGTTCGACGACGTCACGGTGGCGCAGCCGCTGCTGTACGCGGTCGGGTACGCGCTCGGGCGGACGCTGGTGGACCGATGCGGGCGGCCGGACGCGCTGCTCGGCCACTCGGCCGGCGAGATGGTGGCCGGCGCGCTCGCCGAGGTTTTCGACTTCGCCGACGGCATGCGGCTGATGATGGAGCGGCTCCCGGAGCTGGCCGCGACCGAGCCGGGCGGGATGCTCGCGGTGGCGGCCTCGGTGCGGGACGTGGAGCCCCTGCTCGGCGGGGACGTCCACCTGGCGGCCGTCAACGCGCCCCGGCAGTTGCTGCTCGCCGGGGCGGAGGCGCCGCTCCGGCGGGCCATGTCCCGGCTCCGGGCCGACGGGAGGACGGTCCGGCGCGTCCCCGCCCGGCAGGCCTTCCACAGTCCGCTCGTGGAGGCGGCGTCCGCCCAGGCCGGTGACCGCTGGACCGGCGTCACCCTGCGGCCGCCCGCCGTGCGGCTCTACTCGGCCTACGACGCCGCGCCGCTGACCGCCGAGCGGGCGTGCGACCCGTCCTTCTGGATCGGGCAGCCGGCCCGGACCGTCCGTTTCGCCGGGGCGCTGGACCGGCTCCTGGACGACGGCGACCATCTGCTCGTGGAGACCGGCCCGGGGCAGAGCCTCACGATGCTCGCCCGCCGCCATCCCCGAGTCGCGGCCGGCCGCAGCCAGGTGATCGCGATGTCGCCCGACCGCCGCGGCGACGGCGCCGAGCGCGACGCCGTGCGGTCGGCGACCGAACGGGTGCTGACGCGCCGTTGA
- a CDS encoding MGDG synthase family glycosyltransferase, whose translation MGKRLLILTAAMGAGHDAVAGELARRIAPWGVEVCVVDVLDLVPLRLGGGLRRTYGAMLRGAPWLYEWIYRAFFVAPHPPPASPLTVLIARRLERRASEPPPDVVVSTFHVAAQVAGWMRLRGRLDAPSLVLVTDFVAHRMWAHPGNDRFLCPDEASARAVAERTGRPAGRVAPVVRPGFGRADDGGRLRDAVGARPGERIVLISAGAWGVGRVTETARGLAASGRYLPVVLCGRNRRLRARIRAAGAGHALGWRDDMPGLMSGAYALVDNAAGQTCREAFACGLPVVSYRPIPGHGRDGAEAMERAGLSALARSPAELLEMLDGLGNERVRMARARRVDVLFDAVRAEHVIRAALG comes from the coding sequence ATGGGCAAACGGCTCCTCATCCTCACGGCGGCCATGGGCGCGGGCCACGACGCGGTCGCCGGGGAACTGGCGCGCCGGATCGCGCCGTGGGGCGTGGAGGTGTGCGTCGTCGACGTCCTGGACCTGGTCCCGCTGCGCCTCGGGGGCGGGCTCAGGCGGACGTACGGGGCGATGCTCCGCGGGGCGCCGTGGCTGTACGAGTGGATCTACCGGGCGTTCTTCGTGGCGCCGCACCCGCCGCCCGCGTCGCCGCTCACGGTGTTGATCGCCAGGAGGCTGGAGCGGCGGGCGTCGGAACCGCCGCCGGACGTGGTGGTGTCGACCTTTCATGTCGCGGCGCAGGTCGCGGGGTGGATGCGCCTGCGGGGGCGGCTGGATGCGCCGTCGCTCGTGCTGGTGACCGACTTCGTCGCGCACCGGATGTGGGCGCACCCGGGCAACGACCGCTTCCTGTGCCCGGACGAGGCCTCGGCGCGGGCGGTGGCGGAGCGGACGGGACGTCCGGCCGGCCGGGTCGCGCCCGTGGTGCGGCCCGGATTCGGGCGTGCGGACGACGGCGGACGGCTGCGGGACGCGGTCGGCGCGCGGCCCGGGGAGCGGATCGTGCTGATCTCCGCGGGGGCCTGGGGCGTCGGCCGGGTGACCGAGACGGCCCGCGGGCTCGCGGCGTCCGGCCGGTACCTGCCGGTCGTGCTGTGCGGACGGAACCGGCGGCTGCGCGCCCGGATCCGGGCCGCCGGGGCCGGGCACGCCCTCGGCTGGCGGGACGACATGCCCGGCCTGATGTCGGGCGCGTACGCGCTGGTCGACAACGCGGCCGGGCAGACGTGCCGGGAGGCTTTCGCGTGCGGGCTGCCGGTGGTCTCCTACCGGCCCATCCCCGGCCACGGACGCGACGGCGCCGAGGCGATGGAGCGGGCCGGCCTGAGCGCTCTCGCGCGGTCGCCCGCCGAACTCCTGGAGATGCTGGACGGGCTCGGGAACGAGCGGGTCCGCATGGCCCGGGCGCGGCGGGTGGACGTCCTGTTCGACGCCGTCCGGGCCGAGCACGTCATTCGCGCCGCGCTGGGGTGA
- a CDS encoding flavin reductase family protein: MLRQIQPVEASEFRSVMRGFATGVTVAAADSGDGPTGTTMNSFTSVSLEPPLVLFCIGCGSRTWPVVERAGCFAVSFLCADQEPLARRFAAPGVDRFAGQEVVTAATGSPVLAEAAGFVDCRMVDAAELGDHRVVVGLVVAAGCLRDAKPLVFADGGYGSV; this comes from the coding sequence GTGCTTCGCCAGATCCAGCCCGTGGAGGCCAGCGAGTTCCGCTCGGTGATGCGCGGCTTCGCCACGGGAGTGACGGTGGCCGCCGCCGACTCGGGGGACGGCCCCACCGGAACGACGATGAACTCGTTCACCTCGGTCTCGCTGGAACCGCCGCTCGTCCTGTTCTGCATCGGGTGCGGTTCGCGGACGTGGCCGGTGGTGGAACGGGCGGGCTGTTTCGCGGTGAGCTTCCTGTGCGCCGACCAGGAACCCCTCGCGCGCCGGTTCGCGGCGCCCGGCGTGGACCGGTTCGCCGGGCAGGAGGTCGTGACCGCGGCGACCGGATCGCCCGTGCTCGCCGAGGCGGCGGGCTTCGTCGACTGCCGGATGGTGGACGCCGCCGAGCTCGGCGACCACCGCGTGGTCGTGGGGCTGGTGGTGGCGGCGGGCTGCCTCCGGGACGCCAAACCGCTGGTCTTCGCCGACGGAGGTTATGGAAGTGTCTGA